The Fodinibius saliphilus genome has a segment encoding these proteins:
- a CDS encoding GNAT family N-acetyltransferase translates to MGHQNRLQVFRVFDNKKNHQWTKVYPKAFGYRISKEILEKTIDDIDYYLAYYQDKPIGTAMAMVHHTGKVAGIHGVGIIPDVRRQGLSNELVRIVLNGAIEDGADYATLQASTMGKGLYEQLGFADQFMIYNYVL, encoded by the coding sequence TTGGGACACCAAAACCGCCTTCAGGTTTTTCGTGTTTTTGATAATAAAAAAAACCACCAGTGGACAAAGGTTTATCCCAAGGCGTTTGGTTATCGTATTTCCAAAGAAATACTAGAAAAAACTATAGATGATATTGACTACTACTTGGCCTACTATCAAGATAAACCGATAGGTACCGCTATGGCTATGGTACACCATACAGGAAAAGTGGCCGGTATTCACGGGGTGGGTATTATACCGGACGTACGCAGACAAGGTCTTTCCAATGAGTTGGTGCGTATTGTGTTAAACGGGGCTATCGAGGATGGAGCCGATTATGCGACCCTGCAGGCCTCCACCATGGGAAAAGGACTATATGAACAGCTTGGCTTTGCCGACCAGTTTATGATCTATAATTACGTTCTTTGA
- a CDS encoding M16 family metallopeptidase: protein MKKYSALLVVGLLLIQSIGFAQTKLIEKVEQKGDEIVIPYEKYELDNGLTLIIHEDHSDPLVHVDVTYHVGSAREELGKSGFAHFFEHMMFQGSENVEDEEHFKIITEAGGTLNGTTNRDRTNYFETVPSNQLDAMLWLESDRMGFFLNAVTQKKFEVQRATVKNEKQQNYDNRAYGQWREINAESLYPYGHPYSWLTIGKLKDLDRVDVTDLKKFFLRYYGPNNATLTIGGDVNPDEVVEKVEKYFGVIPRGPEVKDMKLDPVSIEKDRYVSYVDDNIRFPALLYTFPTVPRYHKDEPALDFLAQILGTGKSSYFYKKFVKPRKAIQASTFSSMSELAGEFTMFVLPFPGQTLSDFESEMRQILIDFEKDGVSDEDLQKIKASYESDFINGLASVSGKVSQLASYETFADNPDYIKKDLERYRSVTKADIMRVYKKYIKGKPAVIQSVLPNEKTKPAKADNYTPKKEGENPYPTTDYSGLEYLRPTGDSFDRSKKPKAGPAPLVSVPDFWEKEMDNGIKVIGTSYNEIPVVNLQLTINGGHRLDMNHSTKAGLASLTASMLNESTENYSAEEIQEELRKLGSSVNVYASKSSTNLNVRTLKKNLKPTLELVEEILYRPAFDSTDFARVKKQQIESIQSSYKDPASIASQVYSRLLYGDKHIYSVPSSGIEETVQRITLDDVESFYQKYYAPDLSELVVVGDVKKGEILAELEFLKNWENKGVKMPELPEPSSGENTKVYLVDKANAPQSQIRIGHMTDMPYDATGEYFKSTLMNYNLGGAFNSRINLNLREDKGWTYGARTGFSSGDIPGPFTAQAGVKAAATDSAVHEFMKEMDDFRENGITDEELNFMRNSIGQRDARSYETPWQKAGFLQEIVHYDLDKSFVDKQREIIDSITKKEINKLAKKHIDTGKMYILVVGDAKTHRPKLKKLGYDVVDVSVKGDILKKVKENTSTTGKEK from the coding sequence ATGAAAAAATATAGCGCACTTCTGGTAGTCGGGTTGTTGCTGATACAAAGTATCGGTTTTGCCCAGACGAAACTTATCGAAAAGGTGGAACAGAAGGGAGATGAAATTGTCATTCCCTACGAGAAGTATGAATTGGATAATGGTCTTACTCTCATTATTCATGAAGACCACTCCGACCCTCTTGTTCATGTAGATGTAACCTATCATGTAGGATCTGCTCGAGAAGAACTGGGAAAGTCGGGCTTTGCTCACTTCTTTGAGCATATGATGTTCCAGGGTTCTGAAAACGTAGAAGACGAAGAACATTTTAAGATTATTACTGAAGCGGGTGGTACCCTTAATGGTACTACTAATCGTGACCGGACCAACTATTTTGAAACTGTACCCTCTAACCAGCTGGATGCAATGCTTTGGTTGGAATCTGACCGTATGGGTTTCTTTTTGAATGCAGTAACACAGAAAAAGTTCGAAGTGCAGCGGGCCACAGTTAAAAATGAGAAGCAGCAGAACTACGACAACCGCGCTTATGGACAATGGCGAGAAATCAATGCTGAATCTTTGTATCCATATGGGCACCCCTATTCTTGGTTAACCATCGGAAAGCTAAAAGATTTGGATCGGGTAGATGTAACAGACCTCAAGAAGTTTTTTCTGCGTTATTACGGACCTAACAATGCTACACTGACCATTGGTGGCGATGTTAATCCCGATGAGGTTGTTGAGAAAGTAGAGAAATACTTTGGTGTTATTCCGCGCGGACCGGAAGTTAAAGATATGAAGCTCGATCCGGTAAGTATTGAAAAAGATCGATATGTGTCATATGTGGATGATAATATTCGATTTCCGGCATTATTATACACCTTTCCTACAGTCCCCCGATATCACAAAGATGAGCCTGCGCTAGACTTTTTAGCTCAAATTCTGGGAACTGGGAAAAGCTCCTATTTTTATAAAAAGTTTGTGAAACCTCGAAAAGCGATACAGGCTTCAACGTTCAGTTCTATGAGTGAGCTGGCCGGCGAGTTTACGATGTTTGTTCTTCCGTTTCCCGGACAAACACTCTCCGATTTTGAATCAGAGATGCGCCAAATCCTCATAGACTTTGAAAAAGATGGTGTTTCTGATGAAGATTTACAGAAAATTAAGGCTTCATATGAGTCAGACTTCATTAATGGTTTAGCCAGTGTAAGTGGAAAAGTATCTCAATTAGCTAGTTATGAGACTTTTGCAGATAATCCGGATTATATCAAAAAAGATCTGGAACGCTATCGCTCGGTTACCAAAGCCGATATTATGCGCGTCTACAAAAAGTATATCAAAGGGAAACCTGCGGTAATTCAAAGCGTGTTACCTAATGAAAAAACCAAGCCGGCAAAGGCTGATAACTATACGCCAAAGAAAGAGGGCGAAAATCCCTATCCTACCACAGATTATTCCGGACTGGAATATTTACGACCTACAGGAGATAGTTTTGATCGTAGTAAAAAACCAAAGGCCGGTCCTGCCCCACTGGTAAGTGTACCCGACTTCTGGGAAAAAGAGATGGACAATGGAATTAAGGTTATCGGAACGTCATATAATGAAATTCCGGTGGTGAATCTCCAGCTCACTATCAACGGTGGACACCGGCTAGATATGAATCATTCTACCAAAGCAGGGTTGGCTTCGTTAACGGCCTCTATGCTGAATGAATCTACCGAGAATTATAGTGCAGAAGAGATACAGGAAGAGCTTCGCAAATTGGGAAGTTCGGTAAATGTATATGCTTCGAAGAGTAGTACCAACCTCAATGTACGTACATTGAAAAAGAACCTTAAGCCTACCTTGGAGTTGGTAGAAGAGATTCTTTATCGTCCGGCCTTTGACTCTACTGATTTCGCACGTGTAAAAAAACAACAGATTGAAAGTATTCAATCTTCATATAAAGATCCTGCTTCTATTGCCAGCCAGGTATATAGTCGCCTGCTATATGGTGATAAGCATATCTATTCGGTACCCTCTAGTGGTATTGAGGAAACAGTACAGCGCATTACCTTGGATGATGTAGAGTCGTTCTATCAGAAGTATTATGCGCCGGATCTCTCAGAGCTGGTTGTTGTTGGGGATGTTAAAAAGGGTGAAATATTGGCTGAGCTGGAGTTCTTGAAAAACTGGGAGAACAAAGGGGTTAAAATGCCTGAACTGCCGGAACCCAGTTCTGGTGAAAATACCAAGGTTTATCTTGTTGATAAAGCGAATGCCCCACAGTCGCAGATTCGTATCGGACATATGACAGATATGCCATACGATGCAACAGGTGAATACTTCAAATCAACGCTGATGAATTATAACCTGGGTGGTGCGTTTAACAGTCGAATAAATTTAAATCTGCGTGAAGATAAAGGCTGGACTTACGGTGCACGAACCGGATTCAGTTCTGGTGATATTCCCGGTCCTTTTACAGCCCAAGCCGGTGTTAAAGCTGCTGCGACTGATAGTGCAGTGCATGAGTTTATGAAGGAGATGGATGATTTCCGTGAGAACGGAATTACGGATGAAGAGCTTAACTTCATGCGTAACTCTATTGGTCAGCGCGATGCTCGCAGTTATGAAACTCCTTGGCAAAAGGCAGGATTTCTGCAGGAGATTGTCCACTATGACCTTGATAAATCATTTGTCGATAAACAGCGCGAAATTATAGATTCTATTACCAAAAAAGAGATCAATAAGCTGGCAAAAAAGCATATTGACACCGGCAAGATGTATATCTTGGTGGTTGGGGATGCAAAAACCCATCGCCCAAAGCTGAAGAAATTGGGCTATGATGTAGTAGATGTGTCTGTAAAAGGTGATATCCTAAAAAAGGTTAAGGAGAATACCTCCACAACTGGTAAAGAAAAGTAA